The following coding sequences lie in one Lacerta agilis isolate rLacAgi1 chromosome 4, rLacAgi1.pri, whole genome shotgun sequence genomic window:
- the IPO5 gene encoding LOW QUALITY PROTEIN: importin-5 (The sequence of the model RefSeq protein was modified relative to this genomic sequence to represent the inferred CDS: inserted 6 bases in 4 codons; substituted 2 bases at 2 genomic stop codons): MAAAAAAEQEQQQFYLLLGNLLSPDNVVRKQAEETYENIPGQSKITFLLQAVRNTTVAEEARQMAAVLLRRLLSASFEEVYPTLPPEVQTAIKSELLLIIQLETQSSMRRKICDIVAELARNLIDEDGNNQWPEGLKFLFDSVSSQNVGLREAALHIFWNFPGIFGNQQQHYLDVIKRMLVQCMQDQENPTIRTLSARAAAAFCSCXXANLPLLKHFADLLPGILQAVNDSCYQNDDSVLKSLVEIADTVPKYLRPHLEPTLQLSLKLCADTNLSNMQRQLALEVIVTLSETAAAMLRRHINIVAQAIPQMLTMMVDLEEDEGWANSDELEDDDFDSNAVAGESALDRMACGLGGKLVLPMIKEHIMQMLQNPDWKCRHAGLMALSAIGEGCHQQMEGILNEIVNLVLLFLQDPHPRVRYAACNAIGQMATDFAPGFQKKFHEKVIAALLQTMEDQGNQRVQAHAAAALINFTEDCPKSLLIPYLDNLVKHLHSTMVLKLQELIEKGTKLVLEQVVTSIASVADTAEEKFVPYYDLFMPSLKHIVENAVQKELRLLRGKTIECISLIGLAVGKEKFMQDASDVMQLLLKTQTDFNDLEXDDPQISYMISAWARMCKILGKEFQQYLPVVMGPLMKTAXIKPEVALLDTQDMENMSDDDGWEFVNLGDQQSFGIKTAGLEEKATACQMLVCYAKELKEGFVEYTEQVVKXMVPLLKFYFHDDILLGAAESMPLLLECXRVRGPEYLTQMWHFMCDALIKAIGTEPDSDVLSEIMHSFAKCIDVMGDGCLNNEHFEELGGILKGKLEEHFKNQELRQVKRQDEDYDEQVEESLQDEHDSDVYILTKVSDILHSIFSSYKSKVLPWFEQLLPQIVNLICPHRPWPDRQWGLCIFDDVIEHCSPSSFKYAEYFLRPMLQSICDNSPEVRQAAAYGIGVMAQFGGDNYRPFCTEALPLLVRVIQSADAKTKENINATENCISAVGKIMKFKPDCINVEEVLPHWLSWLPLHEDKEEAVHTFNYLCDLIESNHPIVLGPNNSNLPKIFSIIADGEMNEAMKRGDPCTKRLANVVRQVQTSGGLWTECISQLSAEQQAAIQELLNSA, encoded by the exons GAAACATATGAGAACATACCAGGCCAATCTAAAATTACATTCCTTCTACAAGCTGTCAGAAATACTACGGTTGCTGAAGAG GCTAGACAAATGGCTGCTGTGCTTCTACGAAGACTTTTGTCAGCTTCTTTTGAGGAAGTTTATCCAACGTTACCCCCTGAAGTTCAAACTGCTATCAAAAGTGAATTGCTGTTGATTATTCAGCTGGAAACACAATCCAGTATGAGGAGAAAAATATGTGATATCGTAGCTGAGCTGGCCAGGAATCTAatag ATGAAGATGGCAATAACCAATGGCCTGAAGGGCTGAAGTTTTTGTTTGACTCTGTCAGCTCTCAGAATGTGGGACTGCGTGAAGCTGCACTGCACATCTTCTG GAACTTTCCTGGTATTTTTGGAAATCAACAGCAGCATTATTTGGATGTCATCAAACGGATGTTGGTACAATGTATGCAGGATCAGGAGAATCCCACG ATCAGGACACTGTCGGCTAGGGCTGCGGCTGCATTTTGTTCTTGCTAATGAGCAAATCTTCCTCTTCTAAAACATTTTGCAGACTTACTTCCAGGAATCCTGCAG GCGGTAAATGACTCCTGTTACCAAAATGATGATTCGGTACTGAAGTCCCTCGTAGAGATTGCAGATACGGTTCCAAAGTATCTACGGCCACACTTAGAACCTACATTGCAACTAAGTTTGAAG TTGTGTGCAGATACTAATCTCAGCAACATGCAACGTCAACTGGCTCTTGAAGTAATAGTTACATTATCTGAGACCGCAGCTGCTATGCTTAGAAGGCATATCAACATTGTTGCACAAGCTA TTCCTCAGATGTTAACAATGATGGTTGACCTAGAAGAAGATGAAGGCTGGGCAAATTCTGATGAGTTAGAAGACGATGACTTTGACAG CAATGCTGTTGCTGGTGAGAGTGCGTTGGACAGAATGGCTTGTGGCCTTGGTGGAAAACTTGTTCTGCCTATGATAAAAGAACATATTATGCAAATGCTTCAGAATC CTGACTGGAAGTGTAGACATGCTGGCTTGATGGCTCTCTCAGCTATTGGCGAAGGCTGTCACCAACAGATGGAGGGGATTCTGAATGAAATAGTTAACCTGGTTTTGCTTTTTCTTCAGGACCCT CACCCAAGAGTAAGATATGCAGCTTGCAATGCAATTGGTCAGATGGCTACAGACTTTGCACCAGGCTTCCAGAAAAAATTCCACGAGAAG GTAATTGCAGCTCTTCTGCAGACCATGGAAGACCAAGGCAATCAGCGAGTTCAGGCTCATGCAGCCGCTGCCCTGATCAACTTTACTGAAGACTGTCCCAAATCACTGCTTATTCCTTACTTAGATAACTTAGTGAAGCATCTTCATTCCACTATGGTATTAAAATTGCAGGAG CTGATTGAAAAAGGCACTAAGTTGGTTCTGGAACAGGTCGTTACATCCATTGCATCAGTTGCTGATACAGCAGAAGAAAAGTTTGTTCCATACTATGATTTATTTATGCCTTCTCTTAAACACATTGTTGAGAATGCTGTGCAGAAGGAACTTAGACTTTTGAGAGGGAAAACTATAGAATGCATCAGTTTAATTGGCCTTGCAGTAGGTAAAGAAAAG TTCATGCAGGACGCATCAGATGTGATGCAGCTTTTGCTGAAAACACAGACTGACTTCAATGACTTGGA TGACGACCCTCAG ATCTCGTATATGATTTCTGCATGGGCTAGAATGTGCAAGATCCTTGGAAAGGAATTCCAGCAGTACCTCCCTGTTGTGATGGGTCCTTTAATGAAAACTG TCATTAAGCCCGAAGTGGCTCTCCTTGACA CACAAGATATGGAGAACATGAGTGACGATGATGGCTGGGAATTTGTAAATCTGGGTGACCAGCAGAGTTTTGGTATCAAGACTGCAGGCCTTGAAGAAAAAGCAACTGCGTGCCAGATGCTG GTTTGCTATGCCAAAGAGCTGAAAGAAGGATTTGTGGAGTACACAGAGCAAGTTGTAAA GATGGTTCCTTTgttaaaattctatttccatGATGATATCCTTTTA GGCGCTGCAGAATCTATGCCTTTGCTCCTGGAAT GCAGAGTTCGTGGCCCAGAATACCTCACCCAGATGTGGCATTTTATGTGTGATGCCCTTATCAAGGCCATAGGGACAGAACCTGACTCAGATGTACTGTCAGAAATAATGCATTCTTTTGCCAAG TGTATTGATGTAATGGGAGATGGCTGCCTTAACAATGAACACTTTGAAGAACTTGGGGGAATATTGAAAGGAAAACTAGAAGAGCACTTTAAAAATCAAGAATTAAGGCAAG TGAAAAGGCAAGATGAAGATTACGATGAGCAAGTTGAAGAGTCACTGCAAGATGAA CACGACAGTGATGTCTACATTCTGACTAAAGTGTCAGATATTTTGCACTCGATATTCAGCAGCTACAAGTCAAAGGTGTTACCATGGTTTGAACAGCTACTACCACAAATCGTCAACTTAATT TGCCCACATAGGCCGTGGCCAGACAGGCAGTGGGGTTTATGCATTTTTGATGATGTCATAGAGCACTGCAGCCCATCCTCATTCAAATATGCAGAATACTTCTTGAGACCAATGCTACAGTCAATATGTGACAACAGCCCAGAGGTTAGACAAGCAGCTGCATATGGTATTGGCGTCATGGCACAATTTGGCGGGGACAATTATCGGCCTTTCTGCACAG AGGCCCTTCCATTGCTGGTGAGAGTTATTCAATCAGCAGATGCCAAAACCAAAGAAAATATCAACGCAACAGAAAACTGCATTTCAGCAGTTGGGAAGATCATGAAGTTTAAGCCTGACTGTATAAATGTTGAAGAAGTGCTGCCTCATTGGTTATCATGGCTGCCACTGCATGAAGACAAAGAAGAAGCTGTTCATACTTTCAATTATTTGTGTGACCTAATAGAGAG TAATCATCCCATTGTTTTGGGCCCCAACAATTCTAATCTGCCCAAAATATTCAGTATAATTGCGGATGGTGAAATGAACGAAGCTATGAAGCGTGGAGATCCATGCACCAAACGACTGGCTAACGTAGTTCGGCAAGTGCAG ACTTCTGGAGGTTTGTGGACAGAATGCATATCTCAGCTCAGTGCAGAACAGCAGGCAGCCATACAGGAGCTCCTGAACTCTGCGTAA